One region of Niallia sp. Man26 genomic DNA includes:
- the ald gene encoding alanine dehydrogenase, with amino-acid sequence MIIGIPKEIKNNENRVAITPSGVAYLKNSNHEILVETNAGAGSGFTDAEYAAAGAKVAENAKEVWNSAEMIMKVKEPLQSEYGYFRKGLILFTYLHLAAEKELAAALTEKGVTGIAYETIEVNGKLPLLTPMSEVAGRMAVQIGAQFLEQPHGGKGILLAGVPGVKRGNVTIIGGGIVGANAVKVAVGLGANVTLLDLNPERLRELDNQFGSSLNTVMSNPANIEAAVAESDLVIGAVLIPGAKAPKLVTEEMVKKMAPGSVIVDVAIDQGGIFETVDHITTHDNPTYVKHGVVHYAVANMPGAVPRTSTIALTNVTVPYALQIANQGAVNAIQNNYAIKQGVNTFNGHITYAPVAKDLGLEYVPVQEVINSIPTTAV; translated from the coding sequence TTGATTATTGGTATTCCGAAAGAGATAAAAAACAACGAAAACAGGGTTGCAATTACTCCATCTGGAGTTGCTTACTTAAAAAATAGCAATCATGAAATCTTAGTCGAGACAAATGCTGGTGCAGGCAGCGGTTTTACAGATGCTGAGTATGCAGCGGCTGGGGCGAAGGTTGCTGAAAATGCAAAAGAGGTATGGAATTCTGCAGAGATGATCATGAAAGTAAAGGAACCGCTGCAATCAGAGTATGGCTACTTCCGCAAAGGGCTCATCTTGTTTACGTACCTGCACTTAGCTGCAGAAAAGGAATTGGCTGCAGCCTTGACAGAAAAGGGAGTAACAGGCATTGCTTATGAAACAATTGAAGTGAATGGCAAACTGCCGCTGCTTACACCGATGAGTGAGGTTGCAGGCAGAATGGCTGTTCAGATTGGTGCCCAGTTTCTTGAGCAGCCCCATGGCGGCAAAGGGATCCTGCTTGCAGGGGTGCCTGGTGTGAAGCGCGGTAATGTGACAATCATCGGAGGTGGTATTGTCGGCGCGAACGCTGTGAAAGTTGCAGTTGGTCTTGGGGCAAATGTAACGTTGTTGGACTTGAATCCGGAAAGATTAAGAGAATTGGATAATCAATTTGGGTCAAGCCTAAACACAGTTATGTCTAACCCGGCAAATATTGAAGCAGCTGTAGCAGAGTCCGATTTAGTAATCGGGGCTGTTCTTATCCCTGGTGCTAAAGCGCCGAAGCTTGTGACGGAAGAAATGGTTAAGAAGATGGCTCCAGGCTCTGTGATTGTCGATGTGGCAATCGATCAAGGCGGAATCTTTGAGACAGTAGACCATATTACCACACATGATAATCCGACATATGTAAAGCATGGTGTCGTTCACTATGCTGTTGCTAATATGCCAGGTGCGGTGCCGAGAACATCAACAATTGCTCTAACTAACGTCACGGTCCCATATGCGCTGCAAATTGCCAATCAAGGAGCTGTCAATGCAATCCAGAACAACTACGCAATCAAGCAAGGTGTTAATACCTTTAATGGACATATAACATATGCTCCTGTAGCGAAGGATCTTGGGCTGGAGTATGTGCCTGTTCAAGAAGTCATCAATTCCATTCCCACTACTGCAGTTTAA
- a CDS encoding helix-turn-helix domain-containing protein — protein sequence MPNQPINPFRREMYDSLESFVDHVSELLGCSITLEDTHHRVLVYSSHGEETDTVRISTIISRRVPEKVINRLWKDGVIPSLLQSKKPIRIEGKKEIGLGSRVAVSIWRGDEVIGYIWAIEWDQPLTDSQMEILQNAAAVAKHLLSRFGKSKRPSTHDDQEFFWKLLTGHVSDHEANQKLLELNYTSNKFTIMVFNFKEIISKDMEKQIIYLLKVMDDIKIILYTMDDHELILLASTVDRQISPAAVFKQFIENFPKSLAEKFHIEGVYGGYGSIYSEWNHVKKCFKEAKKVVEVKEKFPEEAESFSAYQELGIYQFMDVLLEKRVQDGFDNIAIKRLREYDKSHNTELLVTLEAFLDESESMQKTAARLHIHTNTLTYRLKRITEIMEVDLSVPSQKFMLYLDLKLLRWRQN from the coding sequence ATGCCTAATCAGCCAATAAATCCTTTCCGGCGGGAGATGTACGATTCTCTTGAAAGTTTTGTAGACCATGTCAGTGAATTGCTCGGATGCTCGATAACGCTTGAAGATACACATCATCGTGTGCTTGTATACAGCAGTCATGGGGAGGAAACCGATACTGTCAGAATTTCTACCATTATAAGCAGACGGGTTCCTGAGAAAGTAATAAACCGCTTATGGAAAGACGGAGTTATCCCAAGTCTCCTCCAAAGCAAAAAGCCAATCAGAATCGAAGGAAAAAAAGAGATTGGTCTTGGAAGCAGAGTGGCTGTTTCTATATGGCGAGGGGATGAAGTCATTGGGTATATTTGGGCTATTGAATGGGATCAGCCTCTTACAGACAGTCAAATGGAAATATTACAGAACGCTGCTGCCGTCGCGAAGCATCTGTTATCGCGGTTTGGGAAAAGCAAAAGACCGTCAACCCATGATGATCAGGAATTCTTTTGGAAGCTTCTTACTGGTCATGTGAGCGACCATGAGGCTAATCAAAAGCTGTTAGAGCTAAATTACACAAGCAATAAATTTACGATTATGGTTTTTAACTTTAAAGAAATTATCAGCAAGGATATGGAAAAGCAAATCATATATTTGCTTAAAGTAATGGATGATATAAAAATCATTCTCTATACGATGGATGATCATGAGCTGATTTTGCTAGCAAGCACAGTAGACAGACAAATCAGCCCTGCTGCAGTATTTAAGCAGTTCATTGAAAATTTCCCCAAAAGCTTAGCGGAAAAATTTCATATAGAAGGCGTGTACGGCGGATATGGCAGCATATATTCTGAATGGAACCATGTAAAGAAATGCTTTAAGGAAGCGAAAAAAGTCGTGGAGGTTAAGGAGAAGTTCCCAGAAGAGGCAGAGTCTTTTTCTGCTTATCAGGAATTAGGAATTTATCAATTTATGGACGTCCTGTTGGAAAAACGAGTTCAGGATGGGTTCGACAATATAGCGATTAAAAGATTAAGAGAATATGATAAGAGTCATAATACAGAGCTTTTAGTTACCTTGGAAGCCTTTTTGGATGAGAGTGAAAGCATGCAAAAAACAGCAGCACGGCTTCATATACATACTAATACATTAACCTATCGATTAAAGCGGATTACTGAAATAATGGAAGTTGACCTGTCCGTCCCTTCTCAAAAATTCATGCTGTATCTCGATTTGAAGCTGCTGCGCTGGCGACAGAATTAA
- the chbG gene encoding chitin disaccharide deacetylase — MIKLLVNADDFGFSRGVNYGILDTHLNGIVNSATMMMNAAGTEHALEIAKATPSLKVGVHLVLTLGKPLTSASSLIGDDGFFKKQKEVYEHPEEISHEDLEREWTAQIEKFLAADLKPSHFDSHHHVHGIKEFYPVIKRLSEKYDVPVRIAGPHFTDIKTVTDILIADFYGEGVTEDYFEKLQDRVEDGKTVEVMTHPAYLDSRLKNGSSYYEERQEETRILSEVKLPENMELL; from the coding sequence ATGATTAAATTGCTTGTAAATGCGGATGATTTCGGTTTTTCCAGAGGTGTTAACTACGGGATTCTTGATACTCACTTAAACGGGATTGTCAATTCCGCAACAATGATGATGAATGCAGCAGGAACGGAGCATGCCCTTGAGATTGCTAAAGCTACACCTTCTTTAAAGGTGGGAGTCCATCTTGTCCTCACATTGGGAAAACCGCTGACTAGTGCTTCAAGCCTTATTGGTGATGATGGTTTTTTTAAGAAGCAAAAGGAGGTATATGAGCATCCAGAGGAAATTTCACATGAGGACTTGGAGCGGGAATGGACGGCGCAAATAGAAAAGTTTTTGGCTGCAGACCTGAAACCGTCGCATTTTGACAGCCATCATCATGTCCATGGTATCAAAGAGTTTTATCCTGTTATTAAAAGGCTGTCAGAAAAGTATGATGTTCCAGTCCGGATTGCTGGTCCCCATTTTACAGATATAAAAACAGTTACAGATATTTTAATTGCTGATTTTTACGGTGAGGGAGTTACAGAGGATTATTTTGAAAAGCTCCAAGATAGAGTGGAAGATGGCAAAACAGTGGAAGTGATGACACATCCTGCCTATTTAGACTCTAGACTGAAAAACGGCAGCTCCTATTATGAGGAAAGACAGGAGGAGACGAGAATTCTGTCTGAAGTAAAATTGCCAGAAAATATGGAGTTGCTTTGA